Sequence from the Zeugodacus cucurbitae isolate PBARC_wt_2022May chromosome 5, idZeuCucr1.2, whole genome shotgun sequence genome:
TGAGGACTTCAactagctgggcagaggcactttcacaaattaagggtccggacattccaagtgcatgcccttaaatcattatccttaacacgtttgcaggggtcgtcatcaaaaggggggtctctcatccgaggctttcgtcgatttttcattggtacttcgtttttatgtggtgggtcccaaaccctacgcacaatcgCAGAAGCGGGtacgccttctcactttagctcgcctccaaacggctgtttatttactacccagaggatacttggtctaaaaccggaagtcgtgagctgcttgaatcatgtggataacaattaaaaacttgcgtgaacttctacacatgatcccatcctccctgtttaatgaaaaattttagcaaatacCGAATATGCGGATCGCAGGGCTTATGGCTATTTAATACCAAGAATGAAGTCAGTATTTCTGACCTGTTGAACTTTGAATCGTAAATATCAGTCAATTTGTGACAAAATATAGTTTATTGCAGAAAACTATTAGGTTCGGTCGTATGTTGCCATGTCATCGACCAGCATGTGTTTTAGCATTAATTATGCACGAAATTAATATGTCCTTTATACACATCCATATATAGTTATGATCTCTGCTTCTTTTCTCTCACATATccaatctttatatatataattattctgTACATGTGTCACTGAACTCATtctaaacggctggaccgatttgtGATATGTCTTCAGTCCAATTTAAATagtgcatttaattaattaatagaaaCGGCATAAAgttgtttggaaaatattttataattggatATACTGGCAATACAAAATCTtcaatctatattttataaatctaaATGTAAACTAATCTAACTCTAAtgtcgctcatttacttgaatagtgtcacaactcaaaaaacacgatttttgagctgagtatgcagaaatgtgctcaatttcagcgtccatattgtataaaaatttcattccgatgcgtagaaatataaaccgtgaaataagaatgtgccgttattaaacttgttatgttggattattttttaaccacaaaaacGACACTTCTCAATTGggccagaattaggcatggatttttttctgaaagagagacatattttgtgttacaacgatattggtgaaaagtaattaaatttttcgtattgatttttttcaacaaaaacgacacatttgacttatgacggtgaaatttatttatatttttcacaaataacgacataattcaaagtgggtcacgTTTGTGCCCAAGAAAaggcattagtacactctatttggtccatttatgctcaacattgtatttaatatattacatgccactagatttgtcaatagacttatggcatttttctatatttgctaaataagagacaattgaaaactttaaatcgctctcctgaaaaatcgacttttttgagttgtgacactattcaagtaaatgagcgatatgtacaaATACTAATACTGCTCATATCCCAttcataaaaaacaattaattctactgtatattattttgttttgcagaTTGGCAGCAGTTCGTGCTTAAAAGTTTGAAAATGTGGGAAGCGACTAATCTAAGCTGGGCCCGTGACTTCTCAGGCAATGTCAAAGTTGTCTTCTACGAGGATTTGGTGGGAAATTTAGAAGTAACTTTAAGAGGAATTCTTAACTTTTTAGAGTTTCCCGTTAACGAGGTAAAAgtttgtttcataaaatattaaagcaatttGCACGAATTATGTTTAATGTAGTAGGTACCCAGTGGGACTTGGAAGTAGGAAAGAATGGGATACTTCCTACTGAAAAAATAAGTAGAGGTACTTTCCTACAATAATACTATCTAATTTCGTTTTTCTGATCAATGTCATTGGAGCGAAGGACCTCCACTTCGCTTACGAATTCATATGACGGAAAGTATTTTCCCCACACCTAATTTTGATTAATTCAGTAGGTAGTTActataaaactaatatttcgTGTGCTTCGAAGTACTTTCCCCAcaccaatattttattaattcggTAACTACTTACTATAAACCCAGTATTTCGTATATTTCGAAGTACTTTTCtccaaactattttttccatCACTAGTAACTACTTACTATAAACCCAGTATTTCGTATACTTCGAAGTACTTTCCTTCAAACTATTTTTCTATTACATACTAGTAACTACTTACTATAAACCTACCAATAGCTGAAACAGTAGAcaccattaattttatttaaatattttattttttagattttaatatgGAGTTTGTTTTAAAATGACGATTTTTCGCCAGTTTTAAAGCTTGTCGCAAGTCTTTAACAAACTCGCGATGGGAATATCCTTCTTTCATTGATGCCtctgaaatcataaaaaattttagaaaatatgtatatattttttcctttctaaaattatttaccaAACAAGCAGTCGATTAACCCCTTGCATTCCTTTAAGGAGTATTTGGAATGAATGCCATCGTAGTTCAACTGAACAATAAGACTCCTTTCGAAAATACCCTCAATAGATTTAATAATCCCCGTTTTgcctattatatttttaatgatttttatctataGAAAAAtaggtataatatttattagtcaAATAGTGAAACTTAAGGGATTATATAGACAACTTACATAGTCTGCACTGGAACCTGTCACTATATCTGCattcagtttttttaatgcttCCAAGTTGGACAACGGGAACACACTTCTCGTTCCATAAGAGCCCACATCTTTTTCAAATAGTTGCTTAAACATCGCCAACGTTTCTGCTTGTTGTCTCTTTATGATATTTTGGTTGGCTATAATGATATCAAGTTTTTCTAATGAACACAAACATTTTGAttaaaaacattgaaattatGAACTTTGTTATTGACATTACCTTCTAATTTAGTGTTATTCGTTGTATTTATATTGGTAAACCCGCTAGAAGCGATAAAGAAATCAGAATCGGAGATTTGCGACTTAAATAAAGACATCTGCAATTAAACATAAGtgtaacaattttcatttaaaacatataaaattattagatatctaaaatttataaaaatattaccaGATGACGTTATGAAGAATGGGCATCATGACGATTTGTTCTCCATAAGCCAAAcctgtatatttataatttatattacttattttgaatattttaaaatcagaaCATATATCTTGcgtgaaaaaattatcaaagttCAAAACTCTATTGCCCACTATATATTTCTCATCTATTTGCTTAAATTCCTTAATTTTGAAGGGAATGCAAGGAGTTATACAGCAGTAATTATTGGGATATTAGTATGTacgatatgtacatgtatataacatatttaataaaatttgatgttaGTACTTACCTTGataactatacatatatgtatatatatctccaCTTTTATTTCTATGcactttatatttattgcttaatttatttgcaacacCCACAAACAAAATTCTTCTTTAAAGTGACAAATAACTTCATGGACGAGAACGTTTACCAAAAAATGCAGTtacttcttgaaaaaaaaaattcaacatatcaaatacaacaacagaaatTTGTATAAGCATACAATTTGCTGAAATCGTATTGTGGTTGGTaatgagttttatttttaagtgaaatttaaataaaattcaacatgaTCTGCTAGAATACAACAACAGAGATTTGTGCAAGCATACAATATGCTGAAATCGTAAGCGGCTTAGTAGCGaggttgaattaaatttataaacctTTTCTTCATTGGCATACCATCAATTTACGAAGTAATCACTTTCATCTTCCACAGCCAATAAGTACTTTCAAAACTAATGAAATATAGAAGTACTTTTTCCAAGTTCCACTGGGTAGAAGCAAAGTGTTGTATGTACAAATGgttgatttaatattttcataacacGATTATAATTGAATATGCAGAAATTGTTGCAATATAGTGTTTAGTGTAGTCTACAACATTATAATGCAACTGATACAAAACATTACTGAGATTCAATGTAGACATAACTCAAAAGTGTCGATGTTAacacaaactatttaaaaattgtaccaTAAAACTATTGGCATTTGGTCGAGTTTTCCTTAGATTTGAGATTAAAAATTTCTCTCAGTTACGaattattgaattcaatttgaTATATGAATGTGCATACCTTATCGActctttcaaacaaaaaaaatgtaacatgaAGATAATATGTTGTAACTGCTATTTTTCAGGAACTCTTAAGCTGTACTTTGATGAGAAGAGAGGGCGTTTTCCGGAGAAAGAAGCGATTTCTAAATTTTGATCCATTTCCTATGTCGATGCGTTcaatcataaaacaaaaaaagatggAGGTGTATAAATATCTTGAAAATCTCAAATAACGCTAGTCAATAAAAGCGCTTcactacatgcatatacagtAATCACCGATTAAGTGACCCTTTTTAACATGCTTAAGTGCCTCGAAGTACTTACCAAGCCTTTTCTCAAACACTtcaatctaatattttttcttttagaatgaaagtcacatttatttctttttaataacaaaaatacttactaataacatggaaaaaaatattacaaaactatgtatgtatatgtttttcttttgacaatacttagcgcattcaatgtcaaaaatattaaaaggcacttaaatagtaaaattgcaaacaattttgtttttgtggcctAAATATTACATGCATTTAaacggggaattttatatgtaaatttagagacagaacaacgatgccgcaaaatgtggtcacttaagcgggaaaggcacataaacgggggcacttaagcggggatcactgtatatttatatcaacGTACACACATATAACCAACGAATACTATACTGCTGAGTCTGCGCAACTtgtaattattatatgtattttgaatatttgtacTAACATAGGCTGACATCCTATTTTATATGCAAACACAATCCAACCTATTAGTTTGCATTCATTTTTTAAAGCGTTTTTGCCTACACAATGCATTATGGATGTCAGTCATACTAATTTGTGCATACATGCTTAACTCGCTTTTAAACATTAACCAATTTGTAATGCTCATCGCTGTTAttgcatatatagatatacatataacgaAATATGAAACAGtttcataataattaaatgGAGAATTATATAAGCATTGCGTCTATTAAACTGCTGTAACATTGTTtttaatgtgtatgtatatttataactaatttCACACAGCTTAATTAGTTACTACGTATGTTCTATGTGTAAATACCTTTATAATATACTTACGCGGATTACACTATAAAGTGCGACAATAAATAATCCAATAATCGAACACTAAAAATGGagacaaatatattttacttctgAATAATTTCATTCAAGTTAAAtagtttggtatttttttatatatgtatatagtaagcaATACTTATTGCCATAACGTAATTAATTGTTTtgcttcataaaaaaataaacggaTTCACAATATGAtgtgtttaatatatatgtgtattttgcacattgaaacatattttgtatgttataagAAGTTTTTGGTTTCTCCCCATAATGCATTTTGTTTATGTAAAATCACaagatttatcaaaaatatcagGCGTGGCCACAGCTGTTCATTAGTTAATTTTAGTAACATGCACAGTAAatactttttgtttgtgttcctttctttattttgtttatagcgTAGTGAATTGATATTCGTAAAGAAtgaagaaatggaaaataatgaaatttgacGTAAATCTacagtttaatttaatataattaagcaATGCCAactaacattaacattaacaacaGTGATCAACTCGGAAATGACAATAAAGAGAAACAGTGTATTAGCTTAGGTTGAATTTGGGctttaataacttttatttttgtgtttagtACAACGCTATATAATGTATTCCATTGACCAGTTTCATATTCTATGAATTCATAAAACAGACGATATAAAAACTACGTATTGAAAATCTTGTGAAcgtttataattaataaaaaacatgcCATTTATCTCCATATGCTTATTCATTagctttaaacaaaatttttatatattttatatgatttcaaGCACCAACTCTAGTAATCTTTACGTTAATTTAAGTTAAACGTTATAGAAAGGGGGCCAAAGTTTTCTGTATGGTTATTTTGaatgttatttcaaaaatttgctaataaaatgttttcagaACActgttaattttatattaggttgtcaaatattttgctttataaaaagtgttacagtgatagacggcaacttcataataccccactcgtagaagcccccttctttatttatttaactttacaccaccaagggcgttcgccaaagacaagaacaggtggtaatcacttggcgctatgtccgggctatatggtgaatgCGATAAAACCCCCCATCCGAGCTCCAGTATCTTTTGACAAGTTATCAACGATGTGTGTGGACGCTTGTCCTGGTGAAAcattacacccttcctgttgccTGCTTCAAGAGgtacagttgttcgcagtagatggtagaattaagcgtctggttatatgggagcagctcaaagtggatgattcctttccaatcccaccaaacacacagcaaaaccttcctggccgtcaatcccggcttggccactgtttgggacgattcaccggccttcgaccacgaccgttttcgcttgatattgtcataagtcaccatccgcttcaaaaatgggtcgagttcgttcagtttcagcagcatatcgcaggcgttgattcggtccagaaggttttttgtcGCGGCATCCatacatcaagcttttttgtgtatccagccttctacagatggtttaaaatggtttggtgaataACTTCAATCTCTTGGACGatatcacgagatgccacatgccggtataattccatgttttccatgatttgatcggtattcgtcgtcacatgtcttccgccggctggcttttccatggtatcgttttcacccgctctcaatcgtcgaaaccattcctccacagttcgaagtgagagagtaccatcccccaaaacttagtgaactccatgtttacacgtctataactgttaaacgcaatatccaaactaatcatgcatagcgtcgttttgtagtaATTAGTGGTCAAGTCAAGCACCGTTATTTGGATTTGCTTTGCAAACTCAGCGGAATTTCAACGATTTGCTAAACCTCATTTTTCGTTCAACCGGTAAAAATTGGAATAGTCACAAATGACTACTTATTTCGTTTTGAGTGATACTTAAT
This genomic interval carries:
- the LOC105215021 gene encoding uncharacterized protein LOC105215021 isoform X1, which encodes MSLFKSQISDSDFFIASSGFTNINTTNNTKLEEKLDIIIANQNIIKRQQAETLAMFKQLFEKDVGSYGTRSVFPLSNLEALKKLNADIVTGSSADYIKIIKNIIGKTGIIKSIEGIFERSLIVQLNYDGIHSKYSLKECKGLIDCLFEASMKEGYSHREFVKDLRQALKLAKNRHFKTNSILKSKK
- the LOC105215021 gene encoding uncharacterized protein LOC105215021 isoform X2, producing MSLFKSQISDSDFFIASSGFTNINTTNNTKLEANQNIIKRQQAETLAMFKQLFEKDVGSYGTRSVFPLSNLEALKKLNADIVTGSSADYIKIIKNIIGKTGIIKSIEGIFERSLIVQLNYDGIHSKYSLKECKGLIDCLFEASMKEGYSHREFVKDLRQALKLAKNRHFKTNSILKSKK